A single region of the Biomphalaria glabrata chromosome 15, xgBioGlab47.1, whole genome shotgun sequence genome encodes:
- the LOC129923046 gene encoding uncharacterized protein LOC129923046 — translation MKGQAIALLLVIVSVSYGRVIKRQLLRENNRPQDGDRPDFLLGERPDGERPDGDRERKENGRPPVGDRPDFLLGERPDGERPDGERPDGDRERKENGRPPVGDRPDFLLGERPDGERPDGDRERKENGRPPVGDRPDFLLGERPDGERPDGDRERKENGRPPVGDRPDFLLGERPDGERPDGDRERKENGRPPVGDRPDFLLGERPDGERPDGDRERKENGRPPVGDGPDFLLGERPDGEKPDGDRERKENGRPPVGDRPDFLLGERPDGERPDGDRERKENGRPPVGDRPEFLLGERPDGERPDGDRERKENGRPPVGDRPEFLLGERPDGERPDGDRERKENGRPPVGDRPDFLLGERPDGERPDGDRERKENGRPPVGDRPEFLLGERPDGERPDGDRERKENGRPPVGDRPDFLLGERPDGERPDGDRERKENGRPPVGDRPEFLLGERPDGERPDGDRERKENGRPPVGDRPDFLLGERPDGERPDGERPDGDRERKENGRPPVGDRPDFLLGERPDGERPDGDRERKENGRPPVGDRPDFLLGERPDGERPDGDRERKENGRPPVGDRPDFLLGERPDGERPDGDRERKENGRPPVGDRPDFLLGERPDGERPDGDRERKENGRPPVGDRPDFLLGERPDGEKPDGDRERKENGRPPVGDRPDFLLGERPDGERPDGDRERKENGRPPVGDRPEFLLGERPDGERPDGDRERKENGRPPVGDRPEFLLGERPDGERPDGDRERKENGRPPVGDRPDFLLGERPDGERPDGDRERKENGRPPVGDRPDFLLGERPDGERPDGDRERKENGRPPVGDRPDFLLGERPDGERPDGDRERKENGRPPVGDRPDFLLGERPDGERPDGDRERKENGRPPVGDRPDFLLGERPDGERPDGDRERKENGRPPVGDRPDFLLGERPDGERPDGDRERKENGRPPVGDRPEFLLGERPDGERPDGDRERKENGRPPVGDRPDFLLGERPDGERPDGDRERKENGRPPVGDRPDFLLGERPDGERPDGDRERKENGRPPVGDRPDFLLGERPDGERPDGDRERKENGRPPVGDRPDFLLGERPDGERPDGDRERKENGRPPVGDRPDFLLGERPDGERPDGDRERKENGRPPVGDRPDFLLGERPDGERPDGDRERKENGRPPVGDRPDFLLGERPDGERPDGNRERADNGRPLFDLESLINPKRR, via the exons ATGAAGGGCCAGGCTATTGCATTGCTGTTGGTTATag tGAGCGTCTCATATGGACGTGTCATTAAACGTCAGCTGTTAAGAGAAAATAACAGACCACAAGATGGCGACAGACCAGATTTTCTTCTTGGAGAGAGGCCAGATGGTGAGAGACCAGATGGTGACAGAGAACGCAAAGAAAATGGAAGACCACCAGTTGGCGACAGACCAGATTTTCTTCTTGGAGAGAGGCCAGATGGTGAGAGACCAGATGGTGAGAGACCAGATGGTGATAGAGAACGCAAAGAAAATGGAAGACCACCAGTAGGCGACAGACCAGATTTTCTTCTTGGAGAGAGGCCAGATGGTGAGAGACCAGATGGTGATAGAGAACGCAAAGAAAATGGAAGACCACCAGTTGGCGACAGACCAGACTTTCTTCTTGGAGAGAGGCCAGATGGTGAGAGACCAGATGGTGATAGAGAACGCAAAGAAAATGGAAGACCACCAGTTGGCGACAGACCAGACTTTCTTCTTGGAGAGAGGCCAGATGGTGAGAGACCAGATGGTGATAGAGAACGCAAAGAAAATGGAAGACCACCAGTAGGCGACAGACCAGATTTTCTTCTTGGAGAGAGGCCAGATGGTGAGAGACCAGATGGTGATAGAGAACGCAAAGAAAATGGAAGACCACCAGTAGGCGACGGACCAGATTTTCTTCTTGGAGAGAGGCCAGATGGTGAGAAACCAGATGGTGATAGAGAACGCAAAGAAAATGGAAGACCACCAGTAGGCGACAGACCAGATTTTCTTCTTGGAGAGAGGCCAGATGGTGAGAGACCAGATGGTGATAGAGAACGCAAAGAAAATGGAAGACCACCAGTAGGCGACAGACCAGAGTTTCTTCTTGGAGAGAGGCCAGATGGTGAGAGACCAGATGGTGATAGAGAACGCAAAGAAAATGGAAGACCACCAGTAGGCGACAGACCAGAGTTTCTTCTTGGAGAGAGGCCAGATGGTGAGAGACCAGATGGTGATAGAGAACGCAAAGAAAATGGAAGACCACCAGTAGGCGACAGACCAGATTTTCTTCTTGGAGAGAGGCCAGATGGTGAGAGACCAGATGGTGATAGAGAACGCAAAGAAAATGGAAGACCACCAGTAGGCGACAGACCAGAGTTTCTTCTTGGAGAGAGGCCAGATGGTGAGAGACCAGATGGTGATAGAGAACGCAAAGAAAATGGAAGACCACCAGTAGGCGACAGACCAGATTTTCTTCTTGGAGAGAGGCCAGATGGTGAGAGACCAGATGGTGACAGGGAACGCAAAGAAAATGGAAGACCACCAGTAGGCGACAGACCAGAGTTTCTTCTTGGAGAGAGGCCAGATGGTGAGAGACCAGATGGTGATAGAGAACGCAAAGAAAATGGAAGACCACCAGTTGGCGACAGACCAGATTTTCTTCTTGGAGAGAGGCCAGATGGTGAGAGACCAGATGGTGAGAGACCAGATGGTGATAGAGAACGCAAAGAAAATGGAAGACCACCAGTAGGCGACAGACCAGATTTTCTTCTTGGAGAGAGGCCAGATGGTGAGAGACCAGATGGTGATAGAGAACGCAAAGAAAATGGAAGACCACCAGTTGGCGACAGACCAGACTTTCTTCTTGGAGAGAGGCCAGATGGTGAGAGACCAGATGGTGATAGAGAACGCAAAGAAAATGGAAGACCACCAGTTGGCGACAGACCAGACTTTCTTCTTGGAGAGAGGCCAGATGGTGAGAGACCAGATGGTGATAGAGAACGCAAAGAAAATGGAAGACCACCAGTAGGCGACAGACCAGATTTTCTTCTTGGAGAGAGGCCAGATGGTGAGAGACCAGATGGTGATAGAGAACGCAAAGAAAATGGAAGACCACCAGTAGGCGACAGACCAGATTTTCTTCTTGGAGAGAGGCCAGATGGTGAGAAACCAGATGGTGATAGAGAACGCAAAGAAAATGGAAGACCACCAGTAGGCGACAGACCAGATTTTCTTCTTGGAGAGAGGCCAGATGGTGAGAGACCAGATGGTGATAGAGAACGCAAAGAAAATGGAAGACCACCAGTAGGCGACAGACCAGAGTTTCTTCTTGGAGAGAGGCCAGATGGTGAGAGACCAGATGGTGATAGAGAACGCAAAGAAAATGGAAGACCACCAGTAGGCGACAGACCAGAGTTTCTTCTTGGAGAGAGGCCAGATGGTGAGAGACCAGATGGTGATAGAGAACGCAAAGAAAATGGAAGACCACCAGTAGGCGACAGACCAGATTTTCTTCTTGGAGAGAGGCCAGATGGTGAGAGACCAGATGGTGACAGGGAACGCAAAGAAAATGGAAGACCACCAGTAGGCGACAGACCAGATTTTCTTCTTGGAGAGAGGCCAGATGGTGAGAGACCAGATGGTGACAGGGAACGCAAAGAAAATGGAAGACCACCAGTAGGCGACAGACCAGATTTTCTTCTTGGAGAGAGGCCAGATGGTGAGAGACCAGATGGTGATAGAGAACGCAAAGAAAATGGAAGACCACCAGTTGGTGACAGACCAGATTTTCTTCTTGGAGAGAGGCCAGATGGTGAGAGACCAGATGGTGACAGGGAACGCAAAGAAAATGGAAGACCACCAGTAGGCGACAGACCAGATTTTCTTCTTGGAGAGAGGCCAGATGGTGAGAGACCAGATGGTGACAGGGAACGCAAAGAAAATGGAAGACCACCAGTAGGCGACAGACCAGATTTTCTTCTTGGAGAGAGGCCAGATGGTGAGAGACCAGATGGTGACAGGGAACGCAAAGAAAATGGAAGACCACCAGTTGGCGACAGACCAGAGTTTCTTCTTGGAGAGAGGCCAGATGGTGAGAGACCAGATGGTGATAGAGAACGCAAAGAAAATGGAAGACCACCAGTAGGCGACAGACCAGATTTTCTTCTTGGAGAGAGGCCAGATGGTGAGAGACCAGATGGTGACAGGGAACGCAAAGAAAATGGAAGACCACCAGTAGGCGACAGACCAGATTTTCTTCTTGGAGAGAGGCCAGATGGTGAGAGACCAGATGGTGACAGGGAACGCAAAGAAAATGGAAGACCACCAGTAGGCGACAGACCAGATTTTCTTCTTGGAGAGAGGCCAGATGGTGAGAGACCAGATGGTGATAGAGAACGCAAAGAAAATGGAAGACCACCAGTTGGTGACAGACCAGATTTTCTTCTTGGAGAGAGGCCAGATGGTGAGAGACCAGATGGTGACAGGGAACGCAAAGAAAATGGAAGACCACCAGTAGGCGACAGACCAGATTTTCTTCTTGGAGAGAGGCCAGATGGTGAGAGACCAGATGGTGACAGGGAACGCAAAGAAAATGGAAGACCACCAGTAGGCGACAGACCAGATTTTCTTCTTGGAGAGAGGCCAGATGGTGAGAGACCAGATGGTGACAGGGAACGCAAAGAAAATGGAAGACCACCAGTTGGCGACAGACCAGATTTTCTTCTTGGAGAGAGGCCAGATGGTGAAAGACCAGATGGTAATAGAGAACGCGCAGACAACGGCAGGCCACTATTTGATTTGGAATCTCTAATTAATCCCAAACGTAGATAG
- the LOC129923049 gene encoding basic salivary proline-rich protein 1-like, whose product MKAVALLLALVAFTSGYVIKRQKNNNWFQAWDGNILLRENGRPPVGDRPEFLLANWERPDGERPDGDRERKENGRPPVGDRPDFLLGERPDGERPDGDRERKENGRPPVGDRPEFLLGERPDGERPDGDRERKENGRPPVGDRPDFLLGERPDGERPDGDRERKENGRPPVGDRPDFLLGERPDGERPDGDRERKENGRPPVGDRPDFLLGERPDGERPDGDRERKENGRPPVGDRPDFLLGERPDGERPDGDRERKENGRPPVGDRPDFLLGERPDGERPDGDRERKENGRPPVGDRPEFLLGERPDGERPDGDRERKENGRPPVGDRPDFLLGERPDGERPDGDRERKENGRPPVGDRPDFLLGERPDGERPDGDRERKENGRPPVGDRPDFLLGERPDGERPDGDRERKENGRPPVGDRPDFLLGERPDGERPDGDRERKENGRPPVGDRPDFLLGERPDGERPDGDRERKENGRPPVGDRPDFLLGERPDGERPDGDRERKENGRPPVGDRPDFLLGERPDGERPDGDRERKAFSPKPMPDWF is encoded by the exons ATGAAGGCTGTAGCGTTGCTCTTAGCTCTAG TGGCGTTCACATCAGGATATGtcataaaaagacaaaaaaataataattggttTCAAGCCTGGGATGGAAACATTTTACTAAGAGAAAATGGAAGACCACCAGTTGGCGACAGACCAGAATTTCTTCTTGCAAATTGGGAGAGGCCAGATGGTGAGAGACCAGATGGTGACAGGGAACGCAAAGAAAATGGAAGACCACCAGTTGGCGACAGACCAGATTTTCTTCTTGGAGAGAGGCCAGATGGTGAGAGACCAGATGGTGACAGGGAACGCAAAGAAAATGGAAGACCACCAGTTGGCGACAGACCAGAATTTCTTCTTGGAGAGAGGCCAGATGGTGAGAGACCAGATGGTGATAGAGAACGCAAAGAAAATGGAAGACCACCAGTAGGCGACAGACCAGATTTTCTTCTTGGAGAGAGGCCAGATGGTGAGAGACCAGATGGTGACAGGGAACGCAAAGAAAATGGAAGACCACCAGTTGGCGACAGACCAGATTTTCTTCTTGGAGAGAGGCCAGATGGTGAGAGACCAGATGGTGATAGAGAACGCAAAGAAAATGGAAGACCACCAGTAGGCGACAGACCAGATTTTCTTCTTGGAGAGAGGCCAGATGGTGAGAGACCAGATGGTGACAGGGAACGCAAAGAAAATGGAAGACCACCAGTAGGCGACAGACCAGACTTTCTTCTTGGAGAGAGGCCAGATGGTGAGAGACCAGATGGTGACAGGGAACGCAAAgaaaatggaagaccaccgGTAGGTGACAGACCAGATTTTCTTCTTGGAGAGAGGCCAGATGGTGAGAGACCAGATGGTGACAGGGAACGCAAAGAAAATGGAAGACCACCAGTTGGCGACAGACCAGAATTTCTTCTTGGAGAGAGGCCAGATGGTGAGAGACCAGATGGTGACAGGGAACGCAAAGAAAATGGAAGACCACCAGTTGGCGACAGACCAGATTTTCTTCTTGGAGAGAGGCCAGATGGTGAGAGACCAGATGGTGACAGGGAACGCAAAGAAAATGGAAGACCACCAGTTGGCGACAGACCAGATTTTCTTCTTGGAGAGAGGCCAGATGGTGAGAGACCAGATGGTGATAGAGAACGCAAAGAAAATGGAAGACCACCAGTAGGCGACAGACCAGATTTTCTTCTTGGAGAGAGGCCAGATGGTGAGAGACCAGATGGTGACAGGGAACGCAAAGAAAATGGAAGACCACCAGTAGGCGACAGACCAGACTTTCTTCTTGGAGAGAGGCCAGATGGTGAGAGACCAGATGGTGACAGGGAACGCAAAgaaaatggaagaccaccgGTAGGTGACAGACCAGATTTTCTTCTTGGAGAGAGGCCAGATGGTGAGAGACCAGATGGTGACAGGGAACGCAAAGAAAATGGAAGACCACCAGTAGGCGACAGACCAGATTTTCTTCTTGGAGAGAGGCCAGATGGTGAGAGACCAGATGGTGACAGGGAACGCAAAGAAAATGGAAGACCACCAGTAGGCGACAGACCAGATTTTCTTCTTGGAGAGAGGCCAGATGGTGAGAGACCAGATGGTGACAGGGAACGCAAAGCCTTCAGCCCTAAACCAATGCCTGATTGGTTTTAG